A single Denticeps clupeoides chromosome 7, fDenClu1.1, whole genome shotgun sequence DNA region contains:
- the cdk10 gene encoding cyclin-dependent kinase 10 isoform X2 — MVSGDLTDRLCRQFVLVTFFFFGFVFEGIPISSLREITLLLRLRHPNIVELKEVVVGSHLESLFLVMSYCEQDLASLLENMQSPFSEAQVKCIMLQLLRGLAYLHHNFILHRDLKVSNLLMTDKGCVKIADFGLARTYGIPLQPMTPRVVTLWYRAPELLLGTKTQTTALDMWAVGCILAELLAHKPLLPGTSEIQQLDLIVQLLGTPNENIWPGFSHLPLVGQYSLRKQPYNNLKNKFTWLSEAGLRLLNLLFMYNPQRRASAKDCLESSYFKEKPLPCEPELMPTFPHHRNKRVTSAPSAESQSKRSKV, encoded by the exons ATGGTGAGCGGAGACTTGACTGATCGCCTTTGCCGTCAATTCGTCTTGGttactttcttcttttttggttttgtgtttgaaGGAATTCCGATCAGCAGTCTCAGGGAGATCACCCTGCTTCTGCGGCTCCGGCACCCCAACATAGTGGAGCTGAAGGAGGTAGTGGTGGGGAGTCATTTGGAAAG CCTCTTCCTGGTTATGAGTTACTGTGAGCAGGACCTGGCCAGCCTGCTGGAGAACATGCAGTCCCCTTTCTCCGAGGCACAG GTCAAGTGCATAATGCTGCAGTTGCTCAGGGGCCTGGCGTACCTCCACCACAACTTCATTCTGCACCG GGACCTGAAGGTGTCCAATCTCCTTATGACCGACAAAGGCTGTGTGAAGATCG CTGATTTTGGCCTGGCACGCACCTACGGGATTCCCCTGCAGCCCATGACGCCACGAGTTGTGACACTATG GTACCGAGCGCCGGAGCTCCTTCTTGGAACCAAAACCCAGACGACAGCCCTGGACATGTG GGCAGTTGGCTGCATCCTGGCAGAGCTGCTGGCCCACAAGCCGCTTCTGCCTGGAACTTCAGAAATCCAGCAGCTCGATCTGATCGTGCAGCTCCTCGGCACCCCCAACGAGAACATCTGGCCG gGCTTTTCTCATCTGCCCCTGGTTGGACAGTACAGCCTGAGGAAACAGCCTTACAACAACCTCAAGAACAAGTTCACGTGGCTCTCAGAGGCTGGACTGCGTCTGCTCAACCTGCTGTTCATGTACAACCCCCAGCGCAG ggcTTCGGCTAAAGACTGTCTGGAAAGTTCCTACTTCAAGGAGAAGCCCCTAC CATGCGAGCCAGAGCTTATGCCCACTTTCCCccaccacagaaacaaaaggGTGACTTCAGCCCCTTCAGCTGAGAGCCAATCAAAACGCAGCAAAGTGTGA
- the cdk10 gene encoding cyclin-dependent kinase 10 isoform X1 — MDPAAESDAIKLKSLKSGETFTVPREDRLGSCRSVKEFEKLNRIGEGTYGIVYRACDTKTDEIVALKKVRMDKEKDGIPISSLREITLLLRLRHPNIVELKEVVVGSHLESLFLVMSYCEQDLASLLENMQSPFSEAQVKCIMLQLLRGLAYLHHNFILHRDLKVSNLLMTDKGCVKIADFGLARTYGIPLQPMTPRVVTLWYRAPELLLGTKTQTTALDMWAVGCILAELLAHKPLLPGTSEIQQLDLIVQLLGTPNENIWPGFSHLPLVGQYSLRKQPYNNLKNKFTWLSEAGLRLLNLLFMYNPQRRASAKDCLESSYFKEKPLPCEPELMPTFPHHRNKRVTSAPSAESQSKRSKV; from the exons ATGGATCCCGCGGCGGAGTCGGACGCGATTAAACTGAAATCCCTGAAGAGCGGAGAGACGTTCACGGTTCCGCGGGAGGACAGG TTAGGAAGCTGCAGGAGCGTGAAGGAATTCGAGAAGCTAAATCGGATTGGTGAAGGAACCTATGGCATCGTGT ACAGGGCCTGCGACACCAAGACGGATGAGATTGTGGCCCTGAAGAAGGTCCGGATGGATAAGGAGAAGGATG GAATTCCGATCAGCAGTCTCAGGGAGATCACCCTGCTTCTGCGGCTCCGGCACCCCAACATAGTGGAGCTGAAGGAGGTAGTGGTGGGGAGTCATTTGGAAAG CCTCTTCCTGGTTATGAGTTACTGTGAGCAGGACCTGGCCAGCCTGCTGGAGAACATGCAGTCCCCTTTCTCCGAGGCACAG GTCAAGTGCATAATGCTGCAGTTGCTCAGGGGCCTGGCGTACCTCCACCACAACTTCATTCTGCACCG GGACCTGAAGGTGTCCAATCTCCTTATGACCGACAAAGGCTGTGTGAAGATCG CTGATTTTGGCCTGGCACGCACCTACGGGATTCCCCTGCAGCCCATGACGCCACGAGTTGTGACACTATG GTACCGAGCGCCGGAGCTCCTTCTTGGAACCAAAACCCAGACGACAGCCCTGGACATGTG GGCAGTTGGCTGCATCCTGGCAGAGCTGCTGGCCCACAAGCCGCTTCTGCCTGGAACTTCAGAAATCCAGCAGCTCGATCTGATCGTGCAGCTCCTCGGCACCCCCAACGAGAACATCTGGCCG gGCTTTTCTCATCTGCCCCTGGTTGGACAGTACAGCCTGAGGAAACAGCCTTACAACAACCTCAAGAACAAGTTCACGTGGCTCTCAGAGGCTGGACTGCGTCTGCTCAACCTGCTGTTCATGTACAACCCCCAGCGCAG ggcTTCGGCTAAAGACTGTCTGGAAAGTTCCTACTTCAAGGAGAAGCCCCTAC CATGCGAGCCAGAGCTTATGCCCACTTTCCCccaccacagaaacaaaaggGTGACTTCAGCCCCTTCAGCTGAGAGCCAATCAAAACGCAGCAAAGTGTGA
- the vps4a gene encoding vacuolar protein sorting-associated protein 4A, which yields MTTSTLQKAIDLVTKATEEDKAKNYEEALRLYQHAVEYFLHAIKYEAHSDKAKESIRAKCMQYLDRAEKLKDYLKNKDKQGKKPVKEAQSNDKSDSDSEGENPEKKKLQEHLMGAIVMEKPNVRWSDVAGLEGAKEALKEAVILPIKFPHLFTGKRTPWRGILLFGPPGTGKSYLAKAVATEANNSTFFSVSSSDLMSKWLGESEKLVKNLFDLARQHKPSIIFIDEVDSLCGSRNENESEAARRIKTEFLVQMQGVGNNNDGILVLGATNIPWVLDAAIRRRFEKRIYIPLPDEPARAAMFRLHLGNTPHSLTDADLRQLAHKTDGYSGADISIIVRDALMQPVRKVQSATHFKKVRGPSRSNSSAMVDDLLTPCSPGDPAAIEMTWMDVPGDKLLEPIVCMSDMLRSLATTRPTVNTDDLLKVKKFTEDFGQEG from the exons ATGACAACGTCAACATTACAG AAAGCAATTGATCTTGTCACCAAAGCCACAGAGGAGGACAAGGCAAAGAACTACGAGGAGGCGTTGCGTTTGTACCAgcatgctgtggagtacttcTTACACGCCATCAAAT ATGAAGCTCACAGTGATAAAGCGAAGGAGAGCATCCGAGCGAAGTGTATGCAGTACCTGGACAGGGCTGAGAAGCTGAAGGACTATCTGaagaacaaagacaaacagGGGAAGAAACCTGTTAAAGAGGCACAGAGCAATGACAA GAGTGACAGTGACAGCGAGGGAGAAAACCCAGAGAAAAAGAAGCTACAGGAGCATTTAATGG GCGCCATAGTGATGGAGAAGCCCAACGTTCGGTGGAGTGACGTAGCCGGACTGGAAGGGGCAAAGGAGGCCTTGAAGGAGGCAGTGATCCTCCCTATCAAGTTTCCTCACCTGTTTACAG GTAAACGCACACCATGGAGAGGAATTCTACTTTTCGGACCCCCTGGGACGGGCAAATCATACCTGGCGAAAGCAGTGGCCACGGAGGCCAACAACTCGACTTTCTTCTCAGTGTCCTCCTCAGACCTTATGTCAAAGTGGCTGGGAGAGAGTGAGAA ACTGGTGAAGAACCTGTTCGACTTGGCCCGCCAGCACAAGCCGTCCATCATATTCATTGATGAGGTGGACTCTCTGTGTGGCTCCCGCAACGAGAATGAGAGTGAAGCAGCACGGCGCATCAAAACCGAGTTCCTGGTGCAGATGCAGG ggGTTGGAAATAATAATGACGGCATCCTGGTTCTGGGTGCCACCAACATCCCCTGGGTCCTGGACGCAGCCATCCGCAGGAG GTTCGAGAAGCGTATCTACATCCCACTGCCTGATGAGCCAGCACGAGCAGCCATGTTTCGGCTTCATCTGGGCAACACTCCACACAGCCTGACTGACGCCGACCTGCGGCAGCTGGCGCACAAGACGGACGGATACTCGGGCGCAGACATCAGCATTATTGTGCGAGATGCCCTCATGCAGCCAGTGCGCAAGGTCCAGTCAGCCACACACTTTAAAAAG GTGCGAGGACCATCCCGTAGCAACAGCTCAGCGATGGTTGACGACCTGCTAACGCCATGTTCTCCTGGTGACCCTGCAGCCATTGAGATGACTTGGATGGACGTGCCTGGTGACAAGCTGCTAGAGCCTATTGTCTGCATG TCTGATATGCTACGCTCGTTGGCTACCACGCGTCCCACGGTGAACACTGATGACTTGCTGAAGGTGAAGAAATTCACAGAAGACTTCGGACAGGAGGGCTGA